The Mytilus trossulus isolate FHL-02 unplaced genomic scaffold, PNRI_Mtr1.1.1.hap1 h1tg000398l__unscaffolded, whole genome shotgun sequence genome window below encodes:
- the LOC134702096 gene encoding uncharacterized protein LOC134702096, translating to MCKPCPAGTYGKSCINQCLPGSYGMLCKAKCNCSSVQECHNIFGCVCKTGHRGDNCDQDISYEDSTATLIISTSIPSKCIIIGETTIKYNGSSNMDWLLYTLCIAAVIVLTAFTHLLRSYQQRKSTKRSKSEKVVWESTTTSPYTGTYDEIDENVLTDITPGLCVTAQQSRMEAVYFVPQESTYSTTITGQVKTDYLDPVFEAEIEEGEKSEDQILTCSSSIGSESVSSSTSKENTHEHSHGNRVPVTIHQFIKSSSGDGEDTSENLCSHTYQSLQKDSQISSNKYEQFQKPESMIAHDTKLQAVTQFMYGTSDLPNVINKYAEPDTPINGCDEKPPNHNKLKKGEENPCVDFSVQQTNN from the exons ATGTGTAAAC cATGTCCAGCGGGAACTTACGGAAAGTCCTGTATAAACCAGTGCTTACCGGGTTCTTATGGAATGCTATGCAAAGCTAAATGCAATTGTAGTTCAGTCCAAGAATGTCACAATATATTCGGATGTGTTTGTAAAACAGGTCATAGAGGAGACAATTGTGATCAAG ATATATCCTATGAAGACAGTACTGCCACATTAATAATTTCTACTAGCATTCCGAGTAAATGTATCATTATTGGAGAgacaacaataaaatacaatg GATCATCAAATATGGATTGGCTTTTGTATACACTTTGTATAGCTGCCGTTATAGTGTTGACTGCGTTTACTCATTTATTGCGTTCTTACCAACAGCGAAAATCAACTAAAAGATCTAAAAGCGAAAAAGTAGTTTGGGAATCGACTACAACTTCTCCGTATACTGGCACTTACGACGAAATTGACGAAAATGTATTAACAGATATCACGCCAGGTTTATGCGTGACAGCACAGCAATCTAGGATGGAAGCTGTATATTTTGTTCCACAAGAAAGTACTTATAGCACAACAATCACTGGACAAGTTAAAACCGATTATCTTGATCCTGTTTTCGAAGCTGAAATAGAAGAGGGAGAAAAATCGGAGGATCAAATTTTAACTTGCTCCTCATCTATAGGTAGCGAAAGTGTAAGTTCTTCTACATCTAAGGAAAATACGCATGAACATTCACATGGAAATAGAGTACCAGTGACGATTCATCAGTTTATCAAAAGTTCATCGGGTGATGGTGAAGATACTAGCGAAAATTTATGTTCTCATACGTATCAATCCCTACAAAAAGACAGTCAGATTTCAAGTAACAAGTATGAACAATTTCAGAAACCAGAAAGTATGATCGCACATGATACAAAATTACAGGCAGTTACTCAATTTATGTATGGAACCAGTGATTTACCGAATGTAATAAACAAGTATGCCGAACCTGACACACCAATAAACGGTTGTGATGAAAAGCCGCCAAATCACAACAAGCTGAAGAAAGGCGAAGAGAACCCTTGTGTTGATTTTAGTGTCCAGCAAACTAACAATTAA